DNA from Candidatus Eisenbacteria bacterium:
TGGCGCGCGAGCGCAAATTCGGTCGCGGTCTGCTCGGCGTTCAGCACTCCGCCCAGCGAGTGGCCGCCGAGGCAGGCGACGTCTTCGAGGTCCTGATAGGCGGCGGGAATGGTCAGCGTGTCGCCGTGGTCCTCGACGCGCAGGAACAGCACGAGCTTGTCGTGCGGTCCTTCCAGGTAGAGCTGGAGGTGCGAGTGCTGGTCGGCGCTCCCACGCGCACGGATCGCCGTCTGACCCCACTCGACGCGCCGGCCCGTGCGGTCGACGGCCTTGGCGAGGCTCCCCACCCAGAGCTGCGTGAACCACTCGGCGAGCGCGGCCAGCCGCTCGCTGTAGCTCATGAGGACGACGATGCGGGCGCCCCGGTGTGCCGCCAGGTGCCAGAGGATCCCGGCCAGGGCGAGCGGCGGATCGGCGAAGGCGTGGTCGGCTCGCCGGCTGCGCTCGTCGAGCGCCTTGGCCCCGGCGATGAGGTCGTCGATGTCGACGCCCGCGACCGCCGCCGGAAAGAGCCCCATCGCCGTGAGGGCGCCGAAGCGGCCGTCGACGTCCGGCGGCACGGCCAGCGACGGGAAGCCCTCGTCGTTCACGATCTGTCGCAGCGAGCCGCGCTGCGCCTCGGTGGTGACCAGCAGGTGCCGCTTGTAGTCGACGGCTCCGAGCTCGCGCATGAGCCGGTCGCGCACGATGAGAAAGCGCGCCATCGTCTCGGCCGTGTCGCCCGATTTGCTGACCACGTTGAAGAGGGTGCGGCGCAGATCGACGGAGGCGAGCAGCGCCTGGATCGCCGCCGGATCGATCGAGTCCGCCACCACCACCTGTGCCCCGCTCGCCTGAGGGTCGGCGAGGGCGGTCGTCAGCGCTTCGGCGCCGAGCGCCGAGCCCCCGATGCCGAGCACGACGACGGTGTCGAAGTCGCCCCGTACCTCGTCGGCCGCCCGCCGGATCGCCTCGGTCGGTTGATACGGCAGCTCCGCGAACGGGAGGGCGCCTTCGCCGCGCCGCTGGGCGACCAGGGAGCGCACGCGCTCCAGCTCGGGCCGGAGTCCTTCGAGCGCCGCCGCGTCGATCCCGTCCGCGCCGACTGACGCGGCGAGCGCGCCGTTCACGTCCAGACGGACCGTCTGGGCATCCTGCCCTCGACGGCGCCGGGGTCTCGCCATGGTGGGCGGCATGTATCCACCCGCCGACCCGAGGGTCAAGCTGCCACCCGCGTGCGAGGCGCGACGACGCGCGATATGCTGCGCGCGCGTGGAGATCCCGAAGCTCGCTCCGAGCGTCGCCTCACTGAAGGAACGGCTCGCCCCGCTGCGCGCGCGCGGCGGGCGCGTCGTGTTCACGAACGGCTGCTTCGATCTGCTGCACCCGGGCCACGTGCGCTACCTCGCCGCCGCGCGCGCGCTCGGCGATGCCCTCATCGTGGGCCTCAACGACGACGCGTCGGTGCGACGGCTGAAGGGGACCGGGCGACCGATCCTCGGCGCGGCCGAGCGCGCGGAGGTGCTGGCGGCGCTCGCCGCCGTCGATCACGTGGTGCTGTTCGCCGACGACACGCCCAGGGCGCTCATCGCCGCCCTTCTCCCGGACGTGCTCGTCAAAGGGGCCGACTGGGCCACGGCGGACATCGTCGGGCGCCAGGAGGTCGAGGCCGCGGGTGGCCGCGTCGAACGGATCGAGGTCGTGCCTGGCGTGTCGACGAGCGAGCTCGTGCGGCGCATCCGCGGGGCTTGAGCGATCGCGCCCGGCAGGGTAAGAGTCCGCCCCTCATGGCACGCGTCTGCGAAGTGTGTGGCAAGCATCGTTCGAGCGGCAACAACGTCAGCCACGCGAACAACAAGACCCGGCGGGTGTGGCGCCCGAACCTCCAGCGCGTGCACGCCCGCGTCGGCGCCAGCAACACCCACCTGCTCGTCTGCACCCGCTGCATCCGCAGCGGCAAGATCCTGAAGGCCCGCCCCGCCGCTTCGGCTCGCGTCGGCGCCTAGGAGGCCGGGCCAAGACGTAGTCTTGGCCCGGGGTAGGACGCGAGTGTGTCGCGTCCAGGGCACGCGCGACCGGCATGCCGCGGCCAGCGAAGCTGGCGCGGCTTGCGGCCTGACGACGGCCGACGTTCGGCGCAAGACTAGGACCGCCGAACCGCGACGGCCTCGAGTTCCACGCGGGCGCCGGCCGGCAGCGCCGCGACCTGCACCGTCGAGCGTGCCGGGTACGGCTCCGGAAACAGGCGGGCGTAGACCTCGCCCACCTTCGGTCCGTCGCCGAGGTCGGCCAGGAAGAGCGTCGTCTTCACGACGTCGGCCAGGCCGAGGCCGGCGGTCGCCAGCACGGCCGAGAGGTTCCTGATCGCCTGCTCCGCTTCGGCGACCGCGCCGCCCTGGACGAGGCGGCCGCTCGCGGGGTCGAGACCGACCTGCCCCGCGCAGAACACCAGCGTACCGGTGTCGATCGCCTGGCTGTAGGGACCGATCGGGCGCGGAGCCTCGGGGCTGGTGATGGCGCGTCTCACGTCCGCACGCGCGTGACGCGCATGACGCCGCGCACGCGTCCCAGGTTCTTCATGACGGTGTTCAGCTCCTCGAGGCTGCCGACCATGAGCTCGAAGGTGTTCTGCGACTTGTGGTCGCCGGCGGGGTGGACCTGTGCGCGCGCGATGTTGACGCCGGTCGAGCTGATGGCCTTCGACATCGCCGCCAGCAGGCCTGGTTGATCGATGCAGGTGACCTCGATCTGCACCGCTCGCGGGACGCCCTTCGTGTTCTCCCACGCGACGTCGACGCGGCGCTGCGGATCGGTCTCGAGCACCTTCGGACAATCGTCCGCGTGGATCGTGACGCCCCGACCGCGCGTGATGAAGCCGGCGATGCGCTCGCCGGGGAGCGGCTGGCAACACTTCGCGAAGCGCACGAGCACCTCGCCGTCGAGCCCCGAGACGCGCACGGCGCCCTTGGGCGGCCGCGAGACGAGGCGCATCAGGCGGGCCAGCGCGCCCTCCTTCTGCTCGCGGCGCCGCTCGAGCTCGAGCTCGGGGACGATCTTCACCAGCACCTGCTGGCTCGTGATCTTGCCGTAGCCCACGTCGGCGAGCAGCGCCTCCTCGCCGTTGACGCCCAGCTCGCGCAGGACGCGATCGAGCGTGCCGTCCTTGCGCAGCGTGTTGAGGTCGAAGCCGTGACGGCCCAGATCGCGCTCCAGGATCTCGCGGCCGACGGCGATCGAGCGCTGGCTCTGCTGCGCTTTCACGTAGCCACGGATGCGCGCCCGGGCGCGCGACG
Protein-coding regions in this window:
- a CDS encoding glucose-6-phosphate isomerase (catalyzes the formation of D-fructose 6-phosphate from D-glucose 6-phosphate) is translated as MARPRRRRGQDAQTVRLDVNGALAASVGADGIDAAALEGLRPELERVRSLVAQRRGEGALPFAELPYQPTEAIRRAADEVRGDFDTVVVLGIGGSALGAEALTTALADPQASGAQVVVADSIDPAAIQALLASVDLRRTLFNVVSKSGDTAETMARFLIVRDRLMRELGAVDYKRHLLVTTEAQRGSLRQIVNDEGFPSLAVPPDVDGRFGALTAMGLFPAAVAGVDIDDLIAGAKALDERSRRADHAFADPPLALAGILWHLAAHRGARIVVLMSYSERLAALAEWFTQLWVGSLAKAVDRTGRRVEWGQTAIRARGSADQHSHLQLYLEGPHDKLVLFLRVEDHGDTLTIPAAYQDLEDVACLGGHSLGGVLNAEQTATEFALARQGRPSVTVSLPALTPFTVGQLVYLFEQATVAAGYLADIDPFGQPAVEAGKTLTYALLGRPDLDAQRDEIKAWVARKDPRFVL
- the rpmB gene encoding 50S ribosomal protein L28; protein product: MARVCEVCGKHRSSGNNVSHANNKTRRVWRPNLQRVHARVGASNTHLLVCTRCIRSGKILKARPAASARVGA
- a CDS encoding Rid family detoxifying hydrolase, yielding MRRAITSPEAPRPIGPYSQAIDTGTLVFCAGQVGLDPASGRLVQGGAVAEAEQAIRNLSAVLATAGLGLADVVKTTLFLADLGDGPKVGEVYARLFPEPYPARSTVQVAALPAGARVELEAVAVRRS
- the rfaE2 gene encoding D-glycero-beta-D-manno-heptose 1-phosphate adenylyltransferase, which codes for MEIPKLAPSVASLKERLAPLRARGGRVVFTNGCFDLLHPGHVRYLAAARALGDALIVGLNDDASVRRLKGTGRPILGAAERAEVLAALAAVDHVVLFADDTPRALIAALLPDVLVKGADWATADIVGRQEVEAAGGRVERIEVVPGVSTSELVRRIRGA